Proteins encoded in a region of the Oncorhynchus clarkii lewisi isolate Uvic-CL-2024 chromosome 18, UVic_Ocla_1.0, whole genome shotgun sequence genome:
- the LOC139373594 gene encoding nuclear receptor subfamily 1 group D member 2-like, whose amino-acid sequence MESTKAGGVIAYISSSSPESCHSDSNDCYNSSSLPHNSSHICRQGNVVDTPLTTAGLPLAHTTAKTSAKCSITKINGLVLLCKVCGDIASGFHYGVHACEGCKGFFRRSIQQNIQYKKCLKNESCAIMRINRNRCQQCRFKKCLLVGMSKDSVRFGRIPKREKQRMLLEMQSAVNNMMNNSQLHSQLHGNTPLPLANQLQVPACPGEPRPQDVDSGLGSSSSSTSPAASPGSSQSEEPKHHPAFAVAMDTSRSPISASPSGSDRGSEDGIGSVTQAHQESFMYNQKQGSPSPQSQADAQPTSPGEEQRVSDTGKRIEERNWNQQEAWKQKNQNQQNDLASFTVTQAHDQAQERPTNTGPQGPDRHHCQEDDTTTPSHCPYSRGTPTTPTQNHCHYSRDRLPNSSPSGYFPAYTHHGGNNSTSQATSNSHGGLTRPLWSGGNRMHLLCPMNTSPHVNPHKSGHGIWEEFSHSFTPAVREVVEFAKRIPGFSDLSQHDQVSLLKAGTFEVLVVRFASLFDVKDRTVTFLGGTKYSVEALRAMGAGDFLTSMMDFSENLMGLGLSEEEMSLFTTVVLISADRSGIENVNSVEALQETLIRHLKGLITKNHTNESAIFTKLLLRLPELRSLNNMHSEQLLAFKIHH is encoded by the exons ATGGAATCTACAAAAGCAG GGGGTGTAATAGCCTACATCAGCTCCTCCAGCCCTGAGTCATGTCATAGTGACTCAAACGACTGCTACAACTCCTCTTCCCTGCCACACAACTCCTCCCACATCTGTCGCCAGGGCAATGTGGTGGACACGCCCCTAACCACAGCAGGTCTCCCACTGGCCCATACTACAGCAAAGACCAGTGCAAAATGCAGCATTACTA AAATCAACGGCCTAGTGCTGCTGTGTAAGGTGTGTGGAGATATTGCATCTGGATTCCACTATGGGGTCCATGCCTGTGAGGGCTGCAAG ggtTTCTTCCGTCGGAGCATCCAGCAGAACATCCAGTATAAGAAGTGCCTGAAGAACGAGAGCTGTGCCATCATGAGGATCAACAGGAACCGCTGCCAGCAGTGTCGCTTCAAGAAGTGTCTGCTGGTCGGCATGTCCAAGGACT CTGTGCGTTTCGGCCGCATCCCAAAGCGTGAGAAGCAGCGAATGCTGCTAGAGATGCAGAGTGCCGTGAACAACATGATGAACAACAGCCAGCTACACAGCCAGCTCCACGGCAACACACCCCTCCCCCTGGCCAATCAGCTTCAGGTGCCGGCCTGCCCTGGGGAGCCCCGCCCCCAAGATGTTGACTCTGGTTTAggctcatcctcttcctccacctctcccgcCGCTTCCCCCGGGTCCAGCCAATCAGAGGAGCCCAAACATCACCCAGCGTTTGCAGTCGCCATGGATACAAGCCGAAGCCCTATATCGGCATCTCCAAGTGGTTCAGACCGCGGGTCAGAGGATGGGATTGGCTCGGTGACCCAGGCCCACCAGGAGTCCTTCATGTACAATCAGAAGCAAGGTAGCCCCTCCCCCCAGTCCCAGGCTGATGCCCAGCCGACCTCCCCGGGGGAGGAGCAACGTGTCAGTGACACTGgaaagaggatagaggagaggaactGGAACCAGCAGGAGGCCTGGAAGCAGAAGAACCAGAACCAGCAGAATGACCTGGCCTCATTCACAGTCACTCAGGCCCACGACCAGGCTCAGGAGAGGCCCACCAACACTGGGCCTCAGGGCCCTGACAGGCACCATTGCCAGGAGGATGACACCACCACCCCCAGCCATTGCCCCTACAGCAGAGGTACTCCCACCACCCCCACCCAGAATCACTGTCACTACAGCAGAGACCGACTGCCCAACAGTTCCCCTAGTGGCTATTTCCCAGCCTACACCCACCATGGAGGCAACAACAGCACTAGCCAGGCCACCTCCAACTCCCATGGAGGATTGACAAGACCACTGTGGAGCGGGGGCAACAGGATGCATCTG CTGTGTCCCATGAACACATCTCCCCATGTGAATCCCCATAAGTCAGGCCATGGGATCTGGGAGGAGTTCAGCCACAGTTTCACCCCGGCCGTCAGGGAGGTGGTGGAGTTTGCCAAGCGGATCCCAGGCTTTAGCGACCTCTCCCAACACGACCAGGTCAGCCTGCTCAAGGCTGGTACCTTTGAG GTGCTAGTGGTCCGTTTTGCGTCGCTGTTTGATGTGAAAGACCGCACCGTGACATTCCTGGGTGGTACCAAGTACAGCGTGGAGGCGTTACGAGCCATGGGCGCCGGCGACTTCCTGACCTCCATGATGGACTTCAGCGAAAATCTGATGGGGCTCGGCCTTAGCGAGGAGGAGATGAGCCTGTTCACCACCGTTGTCCTCATCTCTGCCG ATCGCTCAGGGATTGAGAACGTGAACTCTGTGGAGGCGCTTCAGGAAACTCTGATCCGGCACCTGAAGGGCCTCATCACTAAGAACCACACCAACGAGTCGGCCATATTCACCAAGCTGCTCCTCAGACTGCCCGAACTGCGCTCCCTTAATAACATGCACTCTGAGCAGCTGCTGGCCTTCAAGATCCATCACTAG